Proteins from a single region of Harpia harpyja isolate bHarHar1 chromosome 14, bHarHar1 primary haplotype, whole genome shotgun sequence:
- the GRAMD2A gene encoding GRAM domain-containing protein 2A isoform X1, whose amino-acid sequence MHEKAAPLKSPEPMHGREKLEASHKEKSLDSLDGSLHLNEALKDEDIKKCHREVAASKYNSQYHKLFKDIPTEESVLKVCSCALQRDILIQGRLYISPNWLCFYANLFGKDIKVVIPVVSVQLIKKHKTARLLPNGLAITTNASRKYIFVSLISRDSVYDVLRRVCTHLQVSSKKSLSLKELTEEPDAVSLVRVRAALGEGRTAMNSRCGQESVRLAPLEVIVPEGKWRKVSPASLSLSLPDADYQCIHRTSVSSLSAKESSFTSEEPLVSESAINTEEELEVEQSCVAELRPSDYQLLKIFIVLICLLVVSSSYLAFRIFRLEQQLCSLNRDYLSRGPRR is encoded by the exons ATGCATGAAAAAGCAGCTCCCCTGAAGAGCCCTGAGCCCATGCACGGCCGTGAGAAACTGGAGGCATCCCACAAGGAGAAGAGTTTGGATTCCCTCGATGGCAG cctCCACCTGAATGAAGCCCTGAAGGATGAAGACATCAAGAAATGCCACCGCGAAGTG gCCGCTAGCAAGTACAACTCCCAGTACCACAAGCTGTTCAAGGACATCCCGACAGAGGAGAGCGTGCTGAAAG ttTGCTCCTGCGCGCTCCAGAGAGACATCCTCATCCAGGGAAGGCTTTACATCTCCCCCAACTGGCTCTGCTTCTACGCAAACCTTTTTGGGAAGGACATCAAG GTTGTGATCCCGGTGGTCTCCGTACAGCTGATAAAAAAGCacaagacggctcggctgctgccCAATGGCTTGGCCATCACCACCAACGCCAGCAGAAAG taCATCTTTGTGTCCCTCATCTCCCGTGACAGCGTCTACGATGTCCTGAGGAGAGTCTGCACACACCTGCAG GTCTCGAGTAAGAAGAGCTTGAGTTTGAAGGAGCTGACAGAGGAGCCTGACGCCGTGTCGCTGGTGAGGGTCAGGGCGgctctgggagagggaaggacGGCCATGAACTCGCGCTGTGGGCAGGAGAGCGTCCGCCTGGCCCCCTTG GAGGTGATTGTCCCCGAGGGCAAGTGGAGGAAGGTGTCACCCGCCTCGCTGTCACTGTCGCTGCCAGATGCCGACTACCAGTGCATCCACCGGACCTCTGTCAGCAGCCTGAGCGCCAAGGAGAGCTCCTTCACCTCTGAGGAGCCTCTGGTTTCGG AAAGTGCAATAAACactgaggaggagctggaggtggAGCAGAGCTGTGTGGCAGAGCTGAGACCCTCTGACTACCAGCTCCTGAAGATCTTCATTGTGCT TATCTGCCTCCTGGTTGTGTCCTCCTCGTACCTGGCGTTTCGCATCTTCCgtctggagcagcagctctgctctctgaacCGGGACTACCTCTCCCGCGGGCCCAGGAG GTGA
- the SENP8 gene encoding sentrin-specific protease 8, whose product MDPVVLSYMDSLLRQSDVALLEPPNWLNDHIIGFAFEYFTNHQFQEFSDQVCFISPEVAQFIKCALSQEEIAIFLQPLDLLHKELVFLPINDNSNQVAGGTHWSLLVYFRDKKCFAHYDSHSKCNSLHAKQVAGKLEAFLGKRGGKATFMEEKAPAQQNSYDCGMYVICNAEALCQGYFRGRPEPLLQLLTPSYITQKRSEWKALITKLAQK is encoded by the coding sequence ATGGACCCTGTTGTTCTCAGCTACATGGACAGTTTGCTGAGGCAGTCGGACGTTGCCTTGCTGGAGCCCCCAAACTGGCTTAACGATCACATCATCGGGTTTGCCTTCGAGTACTTCACCAACCACCAGTTCCAAGAATTTAGCGATCAGGTTTGTTTTATCAGCCCCGAAGTGGCTCAGTTCATTAAATGTGCCCTTAGTCAGGAAGAAATAGCCATATTCCTTCAACCACTGGACCTTCTCCACAAAGAGCTGGTGTTCTTGCCTATCAATGATAACTCCAACCAGGTCGCTGGGGGCACCCACTGGAGCTTACTGGTTTATTTCAGGGACAAAAAGTGCTTCGCCCATTACGATTCCCACAGTAAATGCAACTCTCTCCACGCCAAGCAAGTGGCGGGGAAGCTGGAGGCTTTCTTGGGCAAAAGAGGGGGCAAAGCAACCTTCATGGAGGAGAAGGCGCCTGCCCAGCAGAACAGCTATGACTGTGGGATGTACGTGATCTGCAACGCAGAGGCTCTGTGTCAGGGATACTTTAGGGGCCGGCCGGAGCCTTTGCTGCAGCTCCTCACCCCCTCCTACATCACACAGAAGAGATCGGAGTGGAAAGCTCTCATCACGAAACTGGCACAGAAGTGA
- the GRAMD2A gene encoding GRAM domain-containing protein 2A isoform X3 — MHEKAAPLKSPEPMHGREKLEASHKEKSLDSLDGSLHLNEALKDEDIKKCHREVAASKYNSQYHKLFKDIPTEESVLKVCSCALQRDILIQGRLYISPNWLCFYANLFGKDIKVVIPVVSVQLIKKHKTARLLPNGLAITTNASRKYIFVSLISRDSVYDVLRRVCTHLQVSSKKSLSLKELTEEPDAVSLEVIVPEGKWRKVSPASLSLSLPDADYQCIHRTSVSSLSAKESSFTSEEPLVSESAINTEEELEVEQSCVAELRPSDYQLLKIFIVLICLLVVSSSYLAFRIFRLEQQLCSLNRDYLSRGPRR; from the exons ATGCATGAAAAAGCAGCTCCCCTGAAGAGCCCTGAGCCCATGCACGGCCGTGAGAAACTGGAGGCATCCCACAAGGAGAAGAGTTTGGATTCCCTCGATGGCAG cctCCACCTGAATGAAGCCCTGAAGGATGAAGACATCAAGAAATGCCACCGCGAAGTG gCCGCTAGCAAGTACAACTCCCAGTACCACAAGCTGTTCAAGGACATCCCGACAGAGGAGAGCGTGCTGAAAG ttTGCTCCTGCGCGCTCCAGAGAGACATCCTCATCCAGGGAAGGCTTTACATCTCCCCCAACTGGCTCTGCTTCTACGCAAACCTTTTTGGGAAGGACATCAAG GTTGTGATCCCGGTGGTCTCCGTACAGCTGATAAAAAAGCacaagacggctcggctgctgccCAATGGCTTGGCCATCACCACCAACGCCAGCAGAAAG taCATCTTTGTGTCCCTCATCTCCCGTGACAGCGTCTACGATGTCCTGAGGAGAGTCTGCACACACCTGCAG GTCTCGAGTAAGAAGAGCTTGAGTTTGAAGGAGCTGACAGAGGAGCCTGACGCCGTGTCGCTG GAGGTGATTGTCCCCGAGGGCAAGTGGAGGAAGGTGTCACCCGCCTCGCTGTCACTGTCGCTGCCAGATGCCGACTACCAGTGCATCCACCGGACCTCTGTCAGCAGCCTGAGCGCCAAGGAGAGCTCCTTCACCTCTGAGGAGCCTCTGGTTTCGG AAAGTGCAATAAACactgaggaggagctggaggtggAGCAGAGCTGTGTGGCAGAGCTGAGACCCTCTGACTACCAGCTCCTGAAGATCTTCATTGTGCT TATCTGCCTCCTGGTTGTGTCCTCCTCGTACCTGGCGTTTCGCATCTTCCgtctggagcagcagctctgctctctgaacCGGGACTACCTCTCCCGCGGGCCCAGGAG GTGA
- the GRAMD2A gene encoding GRAM domain-containing protein 2A isoform X2 — MAQRLLGAGSSDPPLALRVCRPQPGGTLLHWSRAASKYNSQYHKLFKDIPTEESVLKVCSCALQRDILIQGRLYISPNWLCFYANLFGKDIKVVIPVVSVQLIKKHKTARLLPNGLAITTNASRKYIFVSLISRDSVYDVLRRVCTHLQVSSKKSLSLKELTEEPDAVSLVRVRAALGEGRTAMNSRCGQESVRLAPLEVIVPEGKWRKVSPASLSLSLPDADYQCIHRTSVSSLSAKESSFTSEEPLVSESAINTEEELEVEQSCVAELRPSDYQLLKIFIVLICLLVVSSSYLAFRIFRLEQQLCSLNRDYLSRGPRR, encoded by the exons ATGGCACAACGTTTGCTGGGTGCTGGATCATCTGATCCTCCTCTAGCCCTTCGAGTTTGCCGTCCCCAGCCTGGTGGGACCCTGCTGCATTGGTCCCGG gCCGCTAGCAAGTACAACTCCCAGTACCACAAGCTGTTCAAGGACATCCCGACAGAGGAGAGCGTGCTGAAAG ttTGCTCCTGCGCGCTCCAGAGAGACATCCTCATCCAGGGAAGGCTTTACATCTCCCCCAACTGGCTCTGCTTCTACGCAAACCTTTTTGGGAAGGACATCAAG GTTGTGATCCCGGTGGTCTCCGTACAGCTGATAAAAAAGCacaagacggctcggctgctgccCAATGGCTTGGCCATCACCACCAACGCCAGCAGAAAG taCATCTTTGTGTCCCTCATCTCCCGTGACAGCGTCTACGATGTCCTGAGGAGAGTCTGCACACACCTGCAG GTCTCGAGTAAGAAGAGCTTGAGTTTGAAGGAGCTGACAGAGGAGCCTGACGCCGTGTCGCTGGTGAGGGTCAGGGCGgctctgggagagggaaggacGGCCATGAACTCGCGCTGTGGGCAGGAGAGCGTCCGCCTGGCCCCCTTG GAGGTGATTGTCCCCGAGGGCAAGTGGAGGAAGGTGTCACCCGCCTCGCTGTCACTGTCGCTGCCAGATGCCGACTACCAGTGCATCCACCGGACCTCTGTCAGCAGCCTGAGCGCCAAGGAGAGCTCCTTCACCTCTGAGGAGCCTCTGGTTTCGG AAAGTGCAATAAACactgaggaggagctggaggtggAGCAGAGCTGTGTGGCAGAGCTGAGACCCTCTGACTACCAGCTCCTGAAGATCTTCATTGTGCT TATCTGCCTCCTGGTTGTGTCCTCCTCGTACCTGGCGTTTCGCATCTTCCgtctggagcagcagctctgctctctgaacCGGGACTACCTCTCCCGCGGGCCCAGGAG GTGA
- the GRAMD2A gene encoding GRAM domain-containing protein 2A isoform X4 — MARRDGCKAASKYNSQYHKLFKDIPTEESVLKVCSCALQRDILIQGRLYISPNWLCFYANLFGKDIKVVIPVVSVQLIKKHKTARLLPNGLAITTNASRKYIFVSLISRDSVYDVLRRVCTHLQVSSKKSLSLKELTEEPDAVSLVRVRAALGEGRTAMNSRCGQESVRLAPLEVIVPEGKWRKVSPASLSLSLPDADYQCIHRTSVSSLSAKESSFTSEEPLVSESAINTEEELEVEQSCVAELRPSDYQLLKIFIVLICLLVVSSSYLAFRIFRLEQQLCSLNRDYLSRGPRR; from the exons ATGGCGCGGCGCGATGGGTGCAAA gCCGCTAGCAAGTACAACTCCCAGTACCACAAGCTGTTCAAGGACATCCCGACAGAGGAGAGCGTGCTGAAAG ttTGCTCCTGCGCGCTCCAGAGAGACATCCTCATCCAGGGAAGGCTTTACATCTCCCCCAACTGGCTCTGCTTCTACGCAAACCTTTTTGGGAAGGACATCAAG GTTGTGATCCCGGTGGTCTCCGTACAGCTGATAAAAAAGCacaagacggctcggctgctgccCAATGGCTTGGCCATCACCACCAACGCCAGCAGAAAG taCATCTTTGTGTCCCTCATCTCCCGTGACAGCGTCTACGATGTCCTGAGGAGAGTCTGCACACACCTGCAG GTCTCGAGTAAGAAGAGCTTGAGTTTGAAGGAGCTGACAGAGGAGCCTGACGCCGTGTCGCTGGTGAGGGTCAGGGCGgctctgggagagggaaggacGGCCATGAACTCGCGCTGTGGGCAGGAGAGCGTCCGCCTGGCCCCCTTG GAGGTGATTGTCCCCGAGGGCAAGTGGAGGAAGGTGTCACCCGCCTCGCTGTCACTGTCGCTGCCAGATGCCGACTACCAGTGCATCCACCGGACCTCTGTCAGCAGCCTGAGCGCCAAGGAGAGCTCCTTCACCTCTGAGGAGCCTCTGGTTTCGG AAAGTGCAATAAACactgaggaggagctggaggtggAGCAGAGCTGTGTGGCAGAGCTGAGACCCTCTGACTACCAGCTCCTGAAGATCTTCATTGTGCT TATCTGCCTCCTGGTTGTGTCCTCCTCGTACCTGGCGTTTCGCATCTTCCgtctggagcagcagctctgctctctgaacCGGGACTACCTCTCCCGCGGGCCCAGGAG GTGA